One genomic region from Thermoleptolyngbya sichuanensis A183 encodes:
- a CDS encoding PAS domain-containing sensor histidine kinase, which yields MTSQPSESQGFQSSQPVALSSQSLNKPPKPAQSDPCKASLDLERKLSLLIDRSPMAVIEWNSQLQVISWNASAERIFGFSAEEVLGRNANQFILPASQFDLVNEIVMQILKQKNGTHSINENQTKDGRTITCEWFNTPLVNSNDEVIGIISMVSDVSDRRQTEQRLQDSERFLDSVINGNPDLMVVKDEQFRFVLVNEALCQQLGRDRSELIGKTDYDLFPAAEADQLRRIDKHVLATGEEYVVEHSAKLADGETHYFMDRKTRFQDAKGHYFIIVTVRDITERRLAELALEQAKAELEERVETRTAELKEQEQFLRSIYNGTDQGIFVVDISPEGAFRVVDCNTTLTRITGIPQQAFRNKTLAEIFDPVQAKSFQKNYERCVRAGISISYEERIRYSDGDIQWFDTTLSPIRNAEGQVYRIIGTTINITDRRRTEDALTASENRYRLLVETSQDLIWSCDREGCFSFVNAAVRTILGYEPQEMLGRPFSDFLAPGQLEQDREIFRRVVSGTSVLNHESVYLTKDGQRVTLLFSAAVLRDDQGNILGSTGTARDITREKQMQQERSRLIEILEASPDLIGTTAPDGTPFYMNRAGRQVAGIALDASLADYSLTNFHPAWATERILQEGIPAAVEQGAWIGETAVLTHEGEEIPVSQLIIAHKNAEGQVDYLSTVMRDIREFRQAEAALRESEERFRLVAEQTGQLIYDYDFKSGKIRWAGAIAQMTGNTPEEFQQVDVEAWEQRIHPSDRQRAAKMLEKAINERSQYHVEYRFAQANGSYIFVEDHGALLQNEAGEVYRLVGIMNNITERKQAQLELERSEATLRQRSEELQNALQQLQRTQSQMIQAEKMSSLGQLVAGVAHEINNPVNFIYGNLSHASSYTQDLLGLLSLYQKHYPVPHPEIQDEADAIDLPFVLEDLPKLISSMRVGAERIQKIVASLRTFSRMDEAEFKSVDIHDGIDSTLMILQNRLKGKSDRPEILILKEYGNLPHVECYAGQLNQVFMNILSNAIDALEEAMAQPNSPFRDKKRQPSIKIRTDLLNGQWVFIRISDNGPGIPEAIRQRLFDPFFTTKSVGKGTGMGLSISYQIVTERHSGTLECHSEPGNGAEFVVKIPLKQMKPAESGDSRSNPYGNRPSSEQSSS from the coding sequence ATGACCTCCCAGCCTTCTGAATCTCAGGGTTTTCAGTCGAGCCAGCCAGTCGCTTTGTCCAGCCAATCGCTTAACAAGCCACCCAAACCAGCCCAATCTGACCCCTGCAAGGCATCCCTCGATCTGGAGCGAAAGCTCTCCTTGCTAATCGACCGCAGCCCGATGGCCGTGATCGAGTGGAACTCCCAGCTACAAGTTATAAGCTGGAACGCAAGCGCAGAGAGAATTTTTGGATTTAGTGCGGAGGAAGTTTTAGGACGCAACGCCAATCAGTTCATCCTGCCAGCGTCGCAGTTTGATCTGGTGAACGAAATCGTGATGCAGATCCTAAAGCAAAAAAATGGAACCCACAGCATCAACGAGAACCAGACTAAGGACGGCCGCACCATTACCTGCGAATGGTTTAACACGCCGCTGGTCAATTCCAACGATGAGGTGATTGGCATTATTTCGATGGTGAGCGATGTGAGCGATCGCCGCCAGACGGAGCAGCGCCTTCAAGATTCCGAGCGATTTCTCGACAGCGTGATCAACGGCAACCCCGACCTGATGGTGGTGAAAGACGAGCAGTTTCGGTTTGTCTTGGTCAACGAGGCGCTGTGCCAGCAGCTTGGGCGCGATCGCAGCGAACTCATTGGCAAAACAGACTACGACCTGTTTCCAGCAGCAGAAGCAGACCAACTCCGCAGGATCGATAAGCATGTCTTGGCAACAGGGGAAGAATATGTAGTTGAACACTCCGCCAAGCTAGCCGATGGAGAAACTCACTACTTCATGGATCGCAAGACGCGATTTCAAGATGCCAAGGGCCACTACTTCATCATCGTCACTGTGCGCGACATCACCGAGCGGCGGCTGGCGGAGCTGGCGCTGGAGCAAGCAAAAGCCGAACTAGAAGAAAGAGTGGAAACCCGCACGGCGGAGCTAAAAGAGCAAGAGCAGTTTCTTCGCAGCATCTACAACGGCACCGATCAGGGCATTTTTGTCGTGGATATTAGCCCAGAGGGAGCGTTTCGAGTCGTGGACTGCAACACTACGCTGACTCGCATCACAGGCATTCCTCAGCAAGCTTTTAGAAATAAGACGCTGGCAGAGATCTTTGACCCGGTTCAAGCCAAGAGCTTTCAGAAGAACTATGAGCGCTGTGTTCGAGCAGGCATCTCAATTTCCTACGAAGAGCGGATTCGCTATTCCGACGGCGATATCCAGTGGTTTGACACCACCCTATCGCCGATTCGGAATGCGGAAGGGCAGGTCTATCGCATCATTGGCACCACGATCAATATCACCGACCGCCGCAGAACTGAAGATGCGCTGACGGCCAGTGAAAACCGCTATCGGCTGCTGGTGGAAACGTCGCAGGATTTGATCTGGTCGTGCGATCGCGAGGGCTGCTTTAGCTTTGTAAATGCAGCCGTTCGCACCATTCTAGGCTATGAGCCTCAGGAAATGCTCGGTCGTCCCTTTAGCGACTTTTTGGCACCGGGACAGCTAGAGCAAGATCGGGAAATCTTTCGACGGGTGGTTTCTGGGACATCAGTGCTGAACCACGAGTCGGTGTATCTTACAAAGGACGGTCAGCGAGTGACGCTGCTGTTTAGCGCGGCAGTGCTGCGCGACGACCAGGGGAATATCTTGGGCAGCACAGGCACCGCCCGCGACATCACCCGCGAAAAGCAGATGCAGCAAGAGCGATCGCGCTTGATTGAGATTCTGGAAGCCAGCCCCGACTTGATTGGCACGACCGCTCCAGACGGAACGCCCTTTTACATGAATCGGGCTGGCCGCCAAGTGGCTGGCATTGCTCTCGACGCTTCGCTTGCAGACTACTCCCTCACAAACTTCCATCCTGCTTGGGCTACAGAGCGCATTTTGCAAGAGGGGATTCCTGCTGCTGTTGAACAAGGGGCGTGGATTGGCGAAACGGCTGTTCTGACGCATGAGGGCGAAGAAATCCCTGTTTCGCAACTAATCATTGCCCACAAAAACGCTGAAGGACAGGTCGATTATCTGTCTACAGTAATGCGCGATATCCGCGAATTTCGCCAGGCCGAGGCAGCATTACGCGAAAGCGAGGAGCGGTTCCGGCTGGTGGCTGAGCAAACCGGGCAACTCATCTACGACTATGACTTCAAGTCTGGCAAAATCCGCTGGGCGGGAGCGATCGCCCAAATGACCGGCAACACACCAGAGGAGTTTCAGCAGGTGGACGTTGAAGCTTGGGAGCAGCGCATTCATCCAAGCGATCGCCAGCGGGCGGCCAAAATGCTGGAAAAAGCCATCAACGAGCGATCGCAATACCATGTGGAATACCGTTTTGCTCAGGCCAACGGCAGCTACATCTTTGTGGAAGATCATGGCGCGCTGCTGCAAAACGAAGCGGGTGAAGTCTATCGTCTGGTAGGCATCATGAACAACATCACCGAGCGCAAGCAGGCTCAGCTTGAGCTAGAACGCTCCGAAGCCACCCTCCGCCAGCGCAGCGAAGAACTCCAGAACGCGCTGCAACAGCTTCAGCGCACCCAGTCGCAGATGATTCAGGCTGAAAAAATGTCGAGCCTGGGGCAACTGGTGGCCGGCGTGGCCCATGAGATTAACAACCCCGTGAACTTTATCTACGGCAACCTGTCTCATGCCAGCAGCTACACGCAGGACTTGCTGGGGCTGCTAAGTCTGTATCAGAAGCACTATCCCGTGCCCCATCCCGAAATTCAGGACGAGGCAGACGCGATCGACCTACCGTTTGTGCTGGAAGATCTGCCCAAGCTTATCTCTTCAATGCGCGTGGGAGCAGAGCGCATTCAAAAAATCGTCGCGTCCCTGCGGACCTTTTCAAGAATGGACGAAGCCGAGTTCAAATCTGTAGACATTCACGACGGCATCGACAGCACGCTGATGATTTTGCAAAATCGGCTCAAGGGCAAGAGCGATCGCCCCGAAATCCTGATCCTCAAGGAATACGGCAACCTGCCCCACGTCGAGTGCTATGCGGGCCAGCTCAACCAGGTGTTTATGAACATCCTCAGTAATGCCATCGACGCGCTCGAAGAGGCGATGGCCCAGCCCAACAGCCCATTTCGGGACAAAAAACGCCAGCCCAGCATCAAGATCCGCACCGATTTGCTGAATGGACAGTGGGTGTTTATCCGCATCTCCGACAACGGCCCCGGCATCCCTGAAGCCATTCGGCAGCGTCTATTCGATCCGTTCTTCACAACCAAGTCCGTCGGCAAAGGCACAGGCATGGGGCTGTCGATTAGCTATCAGATTGTGACCGAACGCCACAGCGGAACGCTAGAGTGCCACTCGGAACCGGGCAACGGGGCGGAGTTTGTGGTCAAGATTCCGCTGAAACAGATGAAGCCCGCCGAGTCGGGCGATTCGCGAAGCAATCCCTACGGGAATCGCCCCAGCAGCGAGCAGTCCAGCAGCTAG
- a CDS encoding response regulator transcription factor has protein sequence MTKEASVGEHKRLLLIDDDPNLILLVKDYLEFRGYEVITSENGQEALEVLQKETPDMIICDVMMPQMDGYSLVEQVRKDPRTSWIPVLFLSAKGQSQDKIKGLNTGADVYMVKPFEPEELVAQVESSLKQASRLIQRQDKGLDSAPKIQVPFDVELTPTELRVVQFVAQGMANREIAEKLNVSQRTIESHVSNMLGKTGLHNRTELARWAIENSMA, from the coding sequence ATGACAAAGGAAGCCAGTGTGGGAGAGCACAAGCGACTTTTATTAATTGACGACGACCCAAACCTCATTCTGCTCGTAAAGGACTACCTAGAGTTTCGGGGGTATGAGGTCATCACCTCAGAGAACGGTCAAGAAGCGCTAGAAGTGCTGCAAAAAGAGACACCAGACATGATCATCTGCGATGTAATGATGCCGCAGATGGATGGCTACTCGCTGGTGGAGCAAGTCAGAAAAGATCCACGCACGAGCTGGATTCCAGTGCTGTTTCTCTCTGCGAAAGGGCAGAGCCAGGACAAAATCAAGGGCTTGAACACTGGCGCTGACGTGTACATGGTGAAGCCCTTCGAGCCAGAAGAACTGGTTGCCCAGGTAGAGTCTTCTCTCAAGCAAGCCTCTCGATTGATTCAGCGGCAGGACAAGGGGCTGGACAGCGCCCCCAAAATTCAGGTGCCCTTCGACGTTGAGCTAACGCCGACCGAGCTGCGGGTGGTGCAGTTTGTCGCCCAGGGCATGGCAAACCGAGAAATTGCCGAGAAGCTGAACGTGAGCCAGAGAACGATTGAAAGCCACGTCAGCAACATGCTGGGCAAAACAGGACTACACAACCGCACTGAACTGGCTCGCTGGGCGATCGAAAACAGTATGGCGTAG
- the carB gene encoding carbamoyl-phosphate synthase large subunit, whose protein sequence is MPRRTDIRKILLIGSGPIVIGQACEFDYSGTQACKALRDEGYEVVLINSNPATIMTDPETADRTYIEPLTPEMVEKVIEKERPDALLPTMGGQTALNLAVALAKTDVLERYNVELIGAKLPAIEMAEDRKLFKEAMARIGVPVCPSGLAQTMNEARAIAQEIGSYPLIIRPAFTLGGTGGGIAYNQEEFEEIAQSGLDASPVSQILIEKSLLGWKEYELEVMRDLADNVVIICSIENFDPMGVHTGDSITVAPAQTLTDKEYQRLRDASIKIIREIGVETGGSNIQFSVNPDTGEFIVIEMNPRVSRSSALASKATGFPIAKMAAKLAVGYTLDEIPNDITKKTPASFEPTIDYVVTKIPRFAFEKFPGSQPVLTTQMKSVGEAMAIGRTFQESFQKALRSLETGRAGWGCDKTEKLPSLEQIRAGLRTPNPDRVFTLRHAMLMGMTVEEIYELTAIDPWFLDKLAELLETEKFLKRTPLNSLTQAQMLAIKQQGFSDRQIAFATKTTEDEVRAFRKALGIVPTYKTVDTCAAEFEALTPYYYSAYETPVEVVNGDAGSEQAAAPESEVLPSTRRKVMILGGGPNRIGQGIEFDYCCCHASFALQAEGFETIMVNSNPETVSTDYDTSDRLYFEPLTKEDVLNIIEAEQPAGIINQFGGQTPLKLALPLQKALPICDSPQTQIWGTSPDSIDTAEDRERFEKILRELEIRQPANGIARSTAEALEVAKKIGYPVVVRPSYVLGGRAMEIVYSDKDLERYMTYAVQVEPDHPILVDQYLENAIEVDVDAIADATGHVVIGGIMEHIEQAGIHSGDSACSIPTVTLGPDTLETIRTWTTKLAKALNVVGLMNVQYAIQGTVEGDVVYILEANPRASRTVPFVSKAIGKPLAKLASLVMSGKTLAELNFTQEIIPQHIAVKEAVLPFSKFPGTDIILGPEMRSTGEVMGIDTDFGKAFAKAELAASQVLPLGGTVFVSMNDRDKQAAVPVVKDLQALGLHVVATEGTRRVLKENGLDVDLVLKVHEGRPNVMDSIKNQQIQLVVNTPLGETAQVDDRAIRRTALSYKIPVVTTIAGAKASTAAIRSLQSEPLEVKALQDYMS, encoded by the coding sequence ATGCCCCGCCGTACTGATATCCGCAAAATTCTTCTAATTGGCTCTGGCCCCATCGTGATTGGGCAAGCCTGCGAGTTTGACTATTCTGGTACCCAGGCCTGCAAAGCGCTGCGCGACGAAGGCTACGAAGTGGTGCTGATCAACTCCAATCCGGCAACCATCATGACCGATCCGGAGACGGCCGATCGCACCTATATCGAGCCGCTGACCCCGGAAATGGTGGAAAAGGTGATCGAAAAGGAGCGCCCTGATGCGCTGCTGCCGACGATGGGCGGACAGACAGCGCTGAACCTAGCAGTGGCGCTGGCCAAAACTGACGTGCTGGAGCGCTACAACGTAGAGCTGATCGGCGCAAAGCTGCCTGCCATCGAGATGGCGGAAGACCGCAAGCTGTTTAAGGAAGCAATGGCGCGGATTGGCGTGCCGGTTTGCCCGTCGGGGCTAGCGCAAACCATGAACGAAGCGAGGGCGATCGCCCAGGAAATCGGCTCCTACCCGCTGATTATCCGCCCCGCCTTTACCCTCGGCGGCACGGGCGGCGGCATTGCCTACAACCAGGAAGAATTTGAGGAAATTGCTCAGTCGGGTCTAGATGCCAGCCCGGTGTCGCAGATTCTCATCGAAAAATCACTCTTGGGCTGGAAGGAATACGAACTGGAGGTGATGCGCGACCTGGCAGATAACGTTGTGATTATTTGCTCGATTGAAAACTTCGACCCGATGGGCGTTCACACGGGCGACTCGATCACCGTTGCTCCGGCGCAAACCCTGACGGATAAGGAATATCAGCGCTTGCGGGATGCGTCGATCAAGATCATCCGCGAAATCGGGGTGGAAACGGGCGGTTCCAACATTCAGTTTTCGGTGAACCCCGACACGGGCGAGTTCATCGTGATCGAGATGAACCCCCGCGTGTCGCGCAGTTCGGCGCTGGCTTCCAAGGCGACAGGCTTCCCAATTGCCAAGATGGCGGCCAAACTGGCGGTGGGCTATACGCTCGACGAAATCCCCAACGACATCACCAAGAAAACGCCCGCCAGTTTTGAACCCACGATCGACTACGTGGTGACGAAAATTCCTCGCTTTGCCTTTGAGAAATTTCCTGGTTCTCAGCCCGTGCTGACGACGCAGATGAAGTCGGTGGGCGAAGCGATGGCCATTGGGCGCACGTTCCAAGAATCGTTCCAAAAAGCGCTGCGATCGCTCGAAACGGGCCGCGCGGGCTGGGGCTGCGACAAAACCGAAAAACTGCCCAGCCTGGAGCAAATTCGTGCGGGTCTGCGGACTCCGAACCCGGATCGGGTGTTTACGCTGCGCCACGCCATGCTGATGGGCATGACGGTGGAGGAAATCTACGAACTCACTGCCATCGACCCGTGGTTTCTTGACAAGCTGGCAGAACTGCTGGAAACAGAGAAATTCCTCAAGCGCACCCCGCTCAACAGCCTCACTCAAGCGCAAATGCTGGCGATCAAGCAGCAGGGCTTTAGCGATCGCCAAATTGCTTTTGCCACCAAAACCACCGAAGACGAGGTTCGCGCTTTCCGCAAGGCCCTGGGCATCGTCCCCACCTATAAAACCGTAGATACCTGCGCCGCCGAGTTTGAGGCGCTAACGCCTTACTACTACTCCGCCTACGAAACACCCGTCGAAGTGGTCAATGGAGACGCAGGTTCGGAACAAGCCGCCGCGCCAGAGTCGGAGGTCTTGCCCTCAACCCGGCGCAAGGTCATGATCCTGGGCGGCGGGCCAAACCGCATCGGGCAGGGCATCGAGTTTGACTATTGCTGCTGCCATGCGTCCTTTGCGCTGCAAGCCGAAGGGTTTGAGACAATCATGGTCAATTCCAACCCGGAAACGGTTTCTACGGACTATGACACGAGCGATCGCCTCTATTTTGAGCCACTCACCAAAGAGGACGTGCTGAATATTATCGAAGCGGAGCAGCCCGCTGGCATTATCAACCAGTTTGGTGGCCAGACCCCGCTCAAGCTGGCCCTGCCGCTGCAAAAGGCGCTGCCCATCTGCGACTCGCCGCAGACCCAAATCTGGGGCACCTCGCCCGACTCGATTGACACCGCCGAAGACCGGGAGCGATTCGAGAAAATCTTGCGGGAGCTAGAGATTCGCCAGCCCGCCAACGGCATCGCCCGCAGCACCGCCGAAGCGCTGGAGGTGGCCAAGAAAATTGGCTATCCCGTGGTGGTGCGCCCCAGCTACGTGCTGGGCGGTCGGGCGATGGAAATTGTATATTCCGACAAAGACCTGGAGCGCTACATGACCTACGCGGTGCAGGTCGAGCCAGATCACCCCATCCTGGTGGATCAGTATTTGGAAAACGCGATCGAGGTGGATGTGGATGCGATCGCCGATGCTACTGGCCACGTCGTCATCGGCGGCATCATGGAACACATTGAGCAAGCGGGCATTCACTCTGGCGACTCTGCCTGCTCGATTCCCACCGTCACCCTTGGCCCCGACACGCTGGAAACCATCCGCACCTGGACGACGAAACTCGCCAAAGCGCTGAACGTCGTCGGTCTGATGAACGTACAGTACGCCATCCAAGGCACGGTCGAGGGCGATGTGGTCTACATTTTGGAAGCCAACCCCCGCGCCTCGCGCACCGTTCCTTTTGTGTCTAAGGCGATCGGCAAGCCCCTGGCCAAGCTGGCATCCCTGGTCATGTCGGGCAAGACCCTGGCGGAGCTAAACTTCACGCAGGAAATCATTCCCCAGCACATTGCGGTGAAAGAGGCCGTGCTGCCCTTTTCCAAGTTTCCCGGCACGGATATTATTCTTGGCCCCGAAATGCGCTCCACGGGCGAAGTGATGGGCATTGACACCGACTTTGGCAAAGCCTTTGCCAAGGCAGAGCTAGCGGCTTCGCAGGTGTTGCCGCTGGGGGGCACGGTCTTCGTTTCGATGAACGACCGCGACAAGCAGGCTGCTGTGCCTGTGGTGAAGGATTTGCAGGCCTTGGGGCTGCACGTTGTGGCGACGGAGGGGACTCGCCGCGTCCTCAAAGAAAATGGACTGGATGTGGATCTGGTGCTGAAGGTGCATGAGGGTCGTCCTAACGTGATGGATTCCATCAAAAACCAGCAGATTCAGCTTGTGGTCAACACGCCCTTGGGCGAGACGGCTCAGGTGGACGATCGCGCAATTCGCCGCACTGCCCTGTCTTATAAAATTCCTGTTGTCACCACGATCGCCGGAGCCAAGGCCAGCACGGCTGCGATTCGCTCTCTCCAGTCCGAGCCGCTGGAGGTCAAGGCGCTGCAAGACTACATGAGCTAG
- the cobS gene encoding adenosylcobinamide-GDP ribazoletransferase — MSQWGSTLSAAIVNLAQTLAGAIAFYTCLPVPDWMHPAFPQVARMAPVVGLLIGALLGLVDASLHQLGMPVLTRSVVVVGLWVGVTGGLHLDGAMDTADGLAVLDPQRRLAVMADSRAGAFGVMAAIALLLLKTAALTDLVDPALPRPLLLALAAGWGRWGQQVAIACYPYLKPTGKGAFHKAALPSPAHTLPSLLLLLSLSLYPALANPDPWRWSLILGLGAGAIALLLPAWFHRRLGGHTGDTYGAVVEWTEALVLVLCTLA, encoded by the coding sequence TTGAGTCAGTGGGGTTCTACGCTAAGCGCAGCGATTGTGAACCTGGCGCAAACGCTGGCAGGGGCGATCGCCTTCTATACCTGCCTGCCCGTGCCCGACTGGATGCATCCGGCTTTTCCGCAAGTCGCCCGCATGGCTCCCGTGGTTGGTCTGCTGATTGGGGCGCTGCTGGGGCTAGTGGATGCCAGTTTGCATCAGTTGGGAATGCCCGTGCTAACCCGCAGCGTGGTGGTAGTTGGGCTATGGGTGGGGGTGACGGGCGGGCTGCATTTAGACGGTGCAATGGACACCGCTGATGGGCTGGCCGTCCTCGACCCGCAGCGTCGCCTGGCGGTGATGGCCGATAGCCGTGCCGGCGCGTTTGGTGTGATGGCGGCGATCGCCCTTCTTCTGCTCAAAACCGCTGCCCTGACCGATCTGGTAGACCCCGCCCTGCCGCGCCCGCTGTTGCTCGCACTGGCGGCGGGCTGGGGGCGCTGGGGTCAGCAAGTGGCGATCGCCTGCTATCCCTATCTCAAGCCCACCGGCAAAGGAGCCTTTCACAAAGCCGCCCTGCCCAGTCCTGCCCACACCCTACCCAGCCTGCTGCTGCTGCTCAGCCTCAGCCTCTACCCCGCCCTGGCAAATCCTGACCCGTGGCGCTGGAGCCTGATTTTAGGGCTGGGTGCTGGGGCGATCGCCCTCCTGCTTCCCGCCTGGTTTCATCGCCGCCTGGGAGGACATACGGGCGACACCTACGGCGCGGTCGTGGAATGGACAGAGGCGTTGGTGCTAGTGTTGTGTACCCTGGCTTAA
- a CDS encoding (2Fe-2S) ferredoxin domain-containing protein — protein MTTPLSTCVAALHLPQIERHVFICADQTVPKCCDKGDSLVAWDYLKKRLKELGLDQPTGDRPTCVFRTKANCLRVCQQGPILVVYPDGVWYHSATPTVIEEIIQKHLLGNQIVQDYAFLVHPLPAPSDELKTHGRLNLDALQSESKD, from the coding sequence ATGACTACCCCCCTCTCTACCTGTGTCGCTGCGCTCCATCTGCCGCAAATCGAGCGCCACGTTTTTATCTGCGCTGATCAGACCGTGCCCAAGTGCTGCGACAAGGGCGACAGCCTGGTGGCGTGGGATTATTTGAAAAAGCGACTAAAGGAATTGGGACTAGACCAACCCACGGGCGATCGCCCCACCTGCGTTTTTCGCACCAAAGCCAACTGCCTGCGGGTTTGTCAGCAAGGCCCCATTTTGGTGGTCTATCCCGACGGGGTATGGTATCACAGCGCCACCCCGACCGTGATTGAAGAAATCATCCAGAAGCACCTGCTTGGCAATCAAATCGTCCAGGACTACGCCTTCCTAGTTCACCCGCTACCTGCGCCATCCGATGAATTGAAAACACATGGCAGGTTGAATCTGGACGCGCTACAGTCAGAAAGCAAAGATTAA